One segment of Papaver somniferum cultivar HN1 unplaced genomic scaffold, ASM357369v1 unplaced-scaffold_137, whole genome shotgun sequence DNA contains the following:
- the LOC113334682 gene encoding basic 7S globulin 2-like produces MASSFAFSLAPFFFLSLIISLLSHSNAQLPSSSSRPHGVVLSVTKDASTLQYLTHIFQRTPKVRVTLLHVDLGGQFTWVDCEDDYKSSSYRSARCKSVQCKLAGQPTSGCFDECYGTPRPGCSNHTCSVFPYNSVSEWQSPGDVGSDSLTVKSTDGSDVTVRGLVFSCAPTSLVAGLAGGAKGIVGLGRSATGLHSQFSLAFRFPRKFAMCLSSSKGAIIFGDGPYMAQPGMDLSTSFTYTPLIVNPVSATTGGEKSPEYYIGVKSIKVGGRKILLKRGILSLKKDGLGGTKISTVTPYTVMETSIYNAVTSAYIKHAKAMNISRVASVSPFGVCFSTENMVNTRAGAVVPSIDLVLQNKRVVWRIFGSNSMVKVKNGVSCLGFVDGGSEAKTSIVIGGYQLEDNFLQFDIPRSRLGFTSSLLFGSRQVACSAFNN; encoded by the exons ATGGCTTCCTCATTTGCCTTTTCTCTTGCTCCATTCTTTTTCCTTTCCTTGATCATCTCATTGCTTTCTCACTCGAATGCTCAGTTACCTTCATCTTCATCCCGGCCTCACGGGGTTGTGCTTTCCGTTACCAAAGACGCATCGACACTTCAGTATCTAACCCATATATTCCAAAGAACCCCAAAAGTTAGAGTAA CCTTACTGCATGTCGATCTAGGTGGTCAGTTCACATGGGTTGATTGTGAAGATGACTACAAGTCATCATCTTATCGTTCAGCCCGCTGTAAGTCCGTCCAATGCAAGCTCGCCGGTCAACCAACCAGTGGATGTTTCGATGAGTGCTACGGCACTCCTCGTCCAGGGTGCAGTAACCACACTTGCAGTGTTTTCCCGTATAATTCAGTAAGTGAATGGCAAAGCCCGGGCGACGTAGGTTCCGACTCCTTGACGGTGAAATCAACAGATGGATCGGATGTTACGGTTCGTGGATTAGTATTCAGTTGTGCACCAACTTCTCTTGTAGCAGGACTTGCCGGCGGTGCTAAAGGAATCGTTGGCCTCGGACGTTCCGCAACCGGATTACACTCGCAGTTTTCACTTGCATTTCGATTCCCTCGGAAATTCGCGATGTGTTTGTCATCATCAAAAGGTGCTATAATTTTCGGCGATGGTCCTTACATGGCTCAACCTGGAATGGATCTGTCGACTTCATTCACATACACCCCCCTCATTGTCAACCCAGTTAGTGCTACCACAGGAGGTGAGAAATCCCCAGAGTATTACATTGGGGTGAAATCAATCAAGGTTGGcggtagaaaaatcttgttaaaACGAGGGATACTGTCCCTCAAGAAAGATGGACTGGGAGGAACAAAAATCAGCACAGTGACTCCTTATACTGTTATGGAAACATCGATCTACAATGCCGTTACTAGCGCTTACATTAAACACGCCAAAGCCATGAATATTTCTCGAGTAGCTTCAGTGAGTCCGTTCGGCGTATGTTTTAGTACGGAAAACATGGTGAATACACGAGCTGGAGCTGTTGTCCCATCGATAGATCTTGTGTTGCAAAACAAGAGAGTTGTTTGGAGGATTTTCGGATCTAACTCGATGGTTAAAGTTAAAAATGGTGTTTCGTGTTTGGGATTCGTAGATGGAGGGTCTGAGGCCAAGACATCCATTGTTATCGGTGGATATCAATTGGAGGATAATTTTTTACAGTTTGATATTCCAAGATCGAGACTAGGATTCACTTCGTCGTTGTTGTTTGGATCGAGACAAGTCGCTTGCTCTGCTTTCAACAACTAA